AGTCAACCCGGAAGATGCCGAGTCCCATTGCCCCCATGTTCGGGGACTGGTTATCGGAGAACTCTCCCCCGTCGCATCAAACTGGCGCTCTCGTCAAAGCTTGGAGGATTACTTCGCCGAACACCACATTATCGGGATCGAAGGCATTGATACCCGGGCATTGACCAAGCACCTCCGCTCCGCCGGAGCGATGCGCTCCTGCCTCAGCACGGAACTCAGCGCCGAAGAGGCGATTCAAGCAGCCAAAGACTCCGCCCCCATGGAAGGATCCGACTTCGTCAAGGAGGTTTCCATTGAAGGGGTTCAAAAATGGGAGGGCGAATCCCGACTGTGGACGATCCCCAACCCCTCAACAGGACAAGAGGGCAATTACATCGAACTTCCCGAGGTCAAATACAACATTGTGGCCTACGACTTTGGCATCAAACGTAATATCCTACGCATGCTTCGCCAGGCTGGCTTTGAAGTGACTCTCGTCAACTCCCGGACACCAGCCGAGGAAGTGCTCGCCATGAAACCCGACGGTGTCTTCCTTTCCAACGGACCTGGAGACCCCGCGGCCCTCGACTACATCCACGCCGAGGTCAAAAAACTGCTCGGCAAAACTCCGATGTTTGGAATCTGCCTCGGACACCAGATTCTCACCCACGCGTTCGGAGGAACCACCTACAAACTCAAGTTTGGTCACCGTGGAGGCAACCAGCCGGTCAAGGACTTGCGCACCGGTAAAATTGCCATCACGGCTCAAAACCACGGCTTCGCCACCGATGGCGACAGCCTGTCGGACAATGTGGAAATCACCCACATCAACCTCAACGACGACACCATCGAAGGATTCCGCCACAAGGAGTTCCCTGCCTTTTCCGTCCAATATCACCCGGAGGCAGCCCCCGGCCCCAATGACGCAACCTATTTCTTCTCAGAATTTGCCGAACTGATCGAAGCATTCCGCTAAGACATTATTTTTCACCAGGGACGCCCGAAGGACAGCGATTCAACACATCGCCCATCGGCTGGTCTCCCTTATTTTCTACAACTAATAACGCATACCATTTTTCATGAACACCATCATCTGCGGTCTCCAATGGGGAGACGAAGGAAAAGGCAAAATTGTCGACTACCTCACTGAAACAGCCGACGTCGTTGCCCGCGGCCAAGGAGGTAATAATGCCGGCCACACCGTGATCGCCAACGATACCAAATACATTCTTCACTTGGTGCCATCCGGCATCCTCTGGGAAGGTAAAAAATGTATTATCGGAAATGGCGTCGTCATGGACCCCGTCGGACTCTGCAAGGAAATCACAAACCTCGAGGAAGCCGGCATCCCCGTCCAACCCGACAAACTTCTCATCTCCGACCGCGCCCATGTCGTTCTCTCCTACCATCGGGAACTCGACGCAGCCCGCGAAGCCGCCCTCGGAAAAAATAAAATCGGCACCACCAAACGCGGAATCGGACCAACCTATGCCGACAAGGCTAACCGGAACGGACTTCGCCTCGCCGACATGCTCTGCGAAGCCACAGCTCGCGAACTCATTGGTATCCGCCTTGCCGAAGCCAACGATACATTGGCCAAGCACGACCTACCCACTTTTACGGTGGATCAGGTTTGGGAAGATGTCGCTCCTGCTATCGAGCGCCTTCGCCCACACGTCACCAACACGATTCCCGCCCTGCACAAGGCATGGAAAGATGGTAAAACCATCCTCTTCGAAGGAGCCCAGGGATCATTCCTTGATGTCGATTTCGGAACCTACCCCTTCGTCACCTCTTCGAACACTACCGCTGGGGGAG
This genomic stretch from Oceaniferula marina harbors:
- the carA gene encoding glutamine-hydrolyzing carbamoyl-phosphate synthase small subunit, translated to MKAILALEDGRTFEGEAFGHFGTTTGEACFNTSMTGYQEIITDPSYRGQIVTMTYPQIGNYGVNPEDAESHCPHVRGLVIGELSPVASNWRSRQSLEDYFAEHHIIGIEGIDTRALTKHLRSAGAMRSCLSTELSAEEAIQAAKDSAPMEGSDFVKEVSIEGVQKWEGESRLWTIPNPSTGQEGNYIELPEVKYNIVAYDFGIKRNILRMLRQAGFEVTLVNSRTPAEEVLAMKPDGVFLSNGPGDPAALDYIHAEVKKLLGKTPMFGICLGHQILTHAFGGTTYKLKFGHRGGNQPVKDLRTGKIAITAQNHGFATDGDSLSDNVEITHINLNDDTIEGFRHKEFPAFSVQYHPEAAPGPNDATYFFSEFAELIEAFR
- a CDS encoding adenylosuccinate synthase, with product MNTIICGLQWGDEGKGKIVDYLTETADVVARGQGGNNAGHTVIANDTKYILHLVPSGILWEGKKCIIGNGVVMDPVGLCKEITNLEEAGIPVQPDKLLISDRAHVVLSYHRELDAAREAALGKNKIGTTKRGIGPTYADKANRNGLRLADMLCEATARELIGIRLAEANDTLAKHDLPTFTVDQVWEDVAPAIERLRPHVTNTIPALHKAWKDGKTILFEGAQGSFLDVDFGTYPFVTSSNTTAGGACTGSGLPPTAIERVVGVCKAYTTRVGSGPFITENDDISDYFHARGMEFGATTGRPRRCGWLDMVLIRYACMVNGVTDLAVTILDGLDERESLQVCVAYDIDGERHDFPPANRAAWDKAQPIYEELPGWQSDTTGARSWDDLPENAKAYLTRLGELAGAPVTYIGNGPEREQTIVVSK